Below is a genomic region from Balaenoptera acutorostrata chromosome 9, mBalAcu1.1, whole genome shotgun sequence.
GGGCTTCTTATTGAGATTTTTGATATATGAACACATTATCTAATACACATATTGAATTACTCGTGTATTGTAGTCCAAGGTCAGTCATCCCTGGGGGGTTATTGACATTTACTCATCATAACAACATATACCATATTAGACCATCTGCTAACTCAGAATGCAGTTCCTGCTTTTCGGTTTACAGTTTTGACCAGTTATCTCTAAGGAACACGCAATCAGAAATACAGCCACGCTTCAGTAGAAGATTCTTGGCTCTGTAGATAAGGAAAAAGTGTTTCCGGGAAGGCAATATTTTTGTACTGTCTTAGAGTAGAAATGAAGATGTATACACAAAATGACCCAATGCTGTTTTCTTAGGGtgcatcctttgtttttctggttttggtctTTTCATCGTAGGATGGCCTTAGCTCTGTGTCTGCAGGCGCTGTGCAGCCTGGGGGGCTGGCTCTCGCTCTACATTTCTTTCTGTCGCCTGAATAATCACCGAAGCTATGAGTGGAGCTGCCGGCTGGTTACGTTCACCCACGGAGTCCTCTCGATAGGTCTCTCAGCTTATATTGGCTTCATTGATGGCCCTTGGCCTTTTACCCACCCAGGTAGGTGGGAGACATTAGAGAGTTTTCCCTTAGGAATGTATGATTTGGGGGTAGTCTTAGAAGGATGGGACTTTTACACAGAATTTGTATAATACTGAAGAATATTGAAGAATAATTACTATTATAATGTGCTTTGGGAGTCTCCATTCATCTTCATTGTTAATGCTGATATTGTATGTGTCACCTATTGTTTCTGCTTTTCATAactctctatttttaaaacaaatcttaatTGCTTTTTACAATTTAATCGATCAAAATGTATAAATCATAAAGCTAATATCAACATCTACCACCAGCCCCAAACAGACACTAATGGACTGCATTATACATACTTTTTGGTAACTTGCAATTTTTACTTGATTGTATATTCAAAGGACATCATCTTTCCATGTCTATGTATATAGATCTTCCTTATCCTTTTCAgttgttatataatattgtgtTGTATGCATTTACTATCTTTTATTTAACCAATGCCTCATTATTTGGGGGCagctatattaatttttaagCTGCTAGATGTACTGATACAAGTGTTACTTCCTTAGAATACAAAACCTATATCCCCTTGaattagtttgctggggctgttataacaaaatactacagactgggtagcttaaacaacagagattgattttctcacaattctggatgctagaagtccaagatcaaggtgttggcgtgtttgatttcttctgaggctttGCTCCTTTGTGTGCAGAGagctaccttcttgctgtgtcttcacatggtctttcctttgTGCCTGTCTACGTCCTAATGTCCTTGTTTTATAAGAACACTACCCTAACATccctattttaatttaattacctcttcaaaggccctatctccaaatatagtcacattttgaggtactggagtttagggcttcaacatacgaattttggagggacataattcagtccataagTCCTctagaatatgatttttttttaaattccttagattctttctttttataatttctttagaTTCCCATATTGAGCTTCTGAATTTTCCCCCAAACTGTCAAACTGATAGTAAGCAACTCTTAAGCTTTATATTTTATGTGAAGACTCTTAATGGATTCAGACATGTCAGGTCCTTGCACCCTATGTTCTTGGACATGGGAACATACTAACTTTTGGGGTTCTCTCCAGAGTCCACTTTCAAGACGAGTTAAGGCCACCAATGTCCAATAATCTAACCCATTAAGCTAAGAAATTAATCTGACATTTGGGACAGAAtaacttttccattatggtttattacaggatattgaatatagttccctgtgctatacagtaggaccttgttgtttgtccattctatatataatagtcaGCATCTGCTGCTAGTGGGAGAGAATAACTAAAAGAGTCTAGAAACAGAGCTTTAGCTggttaagaaaaagaagacaagaaagagaCTGTGTAGGATTTTaattgaaagaacaaaataactgGATTTTATGCTGCTACACAGAGAGGACGCTGAGATAATTGCTGGTGCTTAAATCACTCATTGAGATCTGGTGCATCAGAACAGCATTTCCTGGGCCCTGTAACATTGGTTTGATAAAGACCAAAGCTTTAgatttcagtgttttgttttttgtttttttttttttggttgccttTAAAAAGCATGTGCCtgcaattgtttttgttttcagtgattcagaaaagtttgagaaagagCAACACAGGATCTCTGTGTAAGGTAGCACAATTCCCAGCCACTCAATTTGCTTCTGTCTTGGTTTATTTCAGGCTCACCCAATACACCTCTCCAAGTGCACGTTCTGTGTCTCACCTTGGGCTACTTCATCTTCGACTTGGGCTGGTGCATCTACTTCCAGTCTGAGGGGGCCCTGATGCTGGCTCACCACACACTGAGTATCTTGGGCATCATCATGGCCCTGGTGCTTGGAGAGTCAGGCACAGAGGTCAATGCAGTCCTCTTTGGAAGCGAGATTACCAATCCCTTGCTACAGATGCGCTGGTTTCTTCGTGAAACAGGCCATTACCATAGTTTCACTGGAGATGTGGTGGATTTCCTCTTTGCAGCTCTGTTCACTGGAGTGAGGATTGGTGTAGGAGCTCacctcctcttctgtgaaatggtcTCACCCAAGCCCAAGTGGTTTGTGAAGGTCGGGGGAGTTGCGATGTATGCTGTGTCTTGGTGTTTCATGTTTAGCATCTGGCGTTTTGCATGGAGGAAAAGCAGCAAGAAGTACCACACCTGGAGAAGCAGGCGGAGTGAGGAGCGGCAGCTAAAACACAATGGACATCTCAAGACGCACTAGCCAAGGCTTGCTCCAGACAATGGATTGGGTTAAGTCAGCCATGGGAACCAGGTTGGAGACATGGCTGTTACAGAATCCTGCTTATGACAAGCTTAGGTTTCAAAAAAGGGCTAAATTTATCCATCCGTTTGGTCAGTCTTGGAGCAGAACACATCCCAGTATTAAAACACTAACTTCTGCAGCTGTGTAGTTGTAGAAAGTGAGACTACCGGCAGTAGTTGTAAGTCAGATCTGTGAGGTGAGCATACTGCATTCCTTTTAAGTTGTGGTGACCCTGGCTCCTTTGTCCCTGGGAGGCTTGATGATCAGACAGCCTAGAAAGGAACTCAAAAAGCATTAGTGCTGTTTCTTCCTTACTCCTTTGAGAAGTGactccttcaacaaatatttattcctaCTTTCTGTGTAGCAGCTTAAAGAAATGCACCTCATTTACTATAAAGTGAGGAACTTTCAGGAAGATACATGCCTTTGGCATTCTGAGCATTGGATCAGGAAATTGAATGGGGGGACAGAAGGATGAGAGAAGGGTGCGGGTGAAACCGTGACGGTGGTGGGGGGCTACTTACTGAGCCTCCCTATACCATATACTTGGTATATACCATAAAGGACTCCCTGTACTTGGGGGTCCCAAGATCACCCTCAGGCTTGGTGCTTCGCTAAgaggactcacaggactcagcacGTAGTTGTACTTAGAGCTTtgatttattacagcaaaaggatacaaCAAAAGATCAGCCAAGGGAAAAGGCACCTGGAGCAGAGTACAGGGGAAACCAGGCCCAAGCTTCCAGAGCCCTCTCCCAGTGGGATCATGCAGGATGTGCTTAATTCCCCTAGCAACGATATATTCACAATATGTGTGAAATGCCTAGAAGGAAGCTTGTTAGAGACTAAGTACCCAAGGTTTTAATGGGGGGCTGGTCATGTAGACAGCCTTTTCctgactcccagaaggaaaggaggtTTTCACCGTGAACCACATTGTTTGTACAAACAGTTTAGAGCCAGTGAGCCAGTCTCATCAGTTCATGTGGGAACCTTCCCAATGAAATCTAAGTCTTCATATGTCAGCCAAGGGCCAATCTTGCAAACAGCCCTTTCCAGGCCTACTatattaactcttttctgcacaaaAACCATAGAGCTAGAGCTTTGGATGAGAGATGAATGAGGTGTGGGCAGATTTACCGGGTCCTGTTGTACGGGTTCTGCCCTACCAGGAAAACTCTGCCAGTTCTCAGGGCTTTTGTGCATTAATCTCCTAGGCATGAGAGGCTGTGACTGAATTCCATAGGGATTTACCATGTGGATTCCACTGGGCTTGAGATGCCAGTTCAGGTTTCAGCTCTGCTATACATACTGCAAACCA
It encodes:
- the TLCD5 gene encoding TLC domain-containing protein 5 isoform X1, which produces MTQCCFLRVHPLFFWFWSFHRRMALALCLQALCSLGGWLSLYISFCRLNNHRSYEWSCRLVTFTHGVLSIGLSAYIGFIDGPWPFTHPGSPNTPLQVHVLCLTLGYFIFDLGWCIYFQSEGALMLAHHTLSILGIIMALVLGESGTEVNAVLFGSEITNPLLQMRWFLRETGHYHSFTGDVVDFLFAALFTGVRIGVGAHLLFCEMVSPKPKWFVKVGGVAMYAVSWCFMFSIWRFAWRKSSKKYHTWRSRRSEERQLKHNGHLKTH
- the TLCD5 gene encoding TLC domain-containing protein 5 isoform X2 translates to MALALCLQALCSLGGWLSLYISFCRLNNHRSYEWSCRLVTFTHGVLSIGLSAYIGFIDGPWPFTHPGSPNTPLQVHVLCLTLGYFIFDLGWCIYFQSEGALMLAHHTLSILGIIMALVLGESGTEVNAVLFGSEITNPLLQMRWFLRETGHYHSFTGDVVDFLFAALFTGVRIGVGAHLLFCEMVSPKPKWFVKVGGVAMYAVSWCFMFSIWRFAWRKSSKKYHTWRSRRSEERQLKHNGHLKTH
- the TLCD5 gene encoding TLC domain-containing protein 5 isoform X3, with the translated sequence MLAHHTLSILGIIMALVLGESGTEVNAVLFGSEITNPLLQMRWFLRETGHYHSFTGDVVDFLFAALFTGVRIGVGAHLLFCEMVSPKPKWFVKVGGVAMYAVSWCFMFSIWRFAWRKSSKKYHTWRSRRSEERQLKHNGHLKTH